A single region of the Salvelinus sp. IW2-2015 linkage group LG20, ASM291031v2, whole genome shotgun sequence genome encodes:
- the LOC111981355 gene encoding 3 beta-hydroxysteroid dehydrogenase type 7 has translation MNQKERVKVVVTQGDITDYSSVLEVSKGADLVIHTASLVDVWHRVPETVIQAVNVQGTVNVINACVENGIQYLVYTSSMEVVGPNVKGDPFIRGDEDTIYNVYHDMPYPRSKAKAEXLVLEANGNKVNEGACLYTCSLRPTGIYGEQHQLMRDFYQMGVSTGGWIIRGVPKDTEHGRVYAGNVAWMHLLAARSLREHPQXLGGEVYFCYDDSPYKSYEDFNMQFLSGFNFRQVRVPLLVLWLVACLNDLLRWVLKPVCSYTPLLNRYTLAVASTSFTVGSDKAQRHFQYRPLYDWEQCKARTQRWVDTFPFPGPKDS, from the exons ATGAATCAGAAAG AGCGGGTAAAGGTGGTGGTGACGCAGGGGGACATCACAGATTACTCCAGTGTCCTGGAGGTGTCCAAGGGGGCAGACCTGGTCATCCACACGGCCAGCCTGGTGGATGTCTGGCACAGAGTCCCTGAGACAGTCATCCAGGCTGTGAATGTTCAAG GAACTGTGAATGTGATCAACGCCTGTGTGGAGAATGGTATTCAGTATCTGGTCTACACCAGCAGCATGGAGGTGGTCGGCCCCAATGTGAAAGGAGACCCCTTTATCAG AGGTGATGAAGACACCATCTACAATGTTTATCACGATATGCCCTACCCCAGGAGCAAGGCCAAGGCAGAGYAACTGGTGCTGGAGGCCAACGGCAATAAG GTGAATGAAGGGGCCTGCTTGTACACATGCTCCCTCCGTCCCACAGGGATCTATGGTGAGCAGCACCAGCTGATGAGGGACTTCTATCAGATGGGTGTGAGTACAGGGGGCTGGATCATTCGAGGCGTCCCAAAGGACACGGAACATGGTCGTGTCTATGCAG GTAACGTYGCTTGGATGCATCTGCTGGCTGCTCGCTCCCTGAGAGAGCACCCCCAAKGGCTTGGAGGGGAAGTTTACTTCTGCTATGACGACTCACCCTACAAGAGTTATGAGGATTTCAACATGCAGTTCCTGTCTGGGTTCAACTTCCGCCAGGTCCGTGTGCCGCTATTGGTGCTGTGGTTGGTGGCGTGCCTGAATGACCTGCTCCGCTGGGTGCTGAAGCCTGTGTGCAGCTACACACCATTACTCAACCGCTACACACTCGCTGTGGCCAGCACCTCCTTCACAGTGGGTTCAGACAAGGCCCAGCGCCACTTCCAGTACCGCCCCCTCTATGACTGGGAACAGTGCAAGGCCCGCACACAGAGATGGGTGGACACCTTTCCCTTCCCAGGCCCCAAGGACTCCTGA